The Actinomycetota bacterium genome segment CGGTGCCTGGCCCGAGCCCGTCGATCAGCTCCTGGCGGTGCGCCTGTTGCAGCCGGCGCCGGGCGCCGTAGAACTCGGCGGTGGCGAACAGCGCCTGCGCCCGGGCGGGGTCGAGGGCGGGCGCACCCCTCGTGCGCCGCACGATGCCCCGGGGGGTCTTGAGCCGGTTGAAGGCCGCCTCTACCGCTGGGTCCTCGCCGACCGGCGGGTACAGCATGTTGACGTAGACGGTGTCCACCGGCATGTGCACCTGGCGCTCCATGAGCCCGGCGGTCTCCAGGGTCTCCTTGACCGGCGTCTCCTCGGCCAGGCTCACCAGCTGGACCGCCACCTGCGCCGGGTTCCGCAGCCAGTCCAGCACCCGCTTGGCGTGGTTCGCCAGCGTGCCGACGGGCACCGCCTCCAGGAACCCTTCGGGCGAGCGGAGCATCGACACCGCGTGGCCGGCGGCGGGGGTGTCCAGGACGGCGAAATCGAACTCGTTGCGCCGGGCGACCATGTACCAGACCTTGCCCAGCATCAGGATGTCGCGCAGCCCCGGGGCGGCGTGGGTCACGTAGTAGACCAGCTGCGAGGCCACCAGCGGCCGGGCGATGCGCTTGGCGTGGAACTGGATCTCGAAGTACTCCCGGAGGGCCTCCTCCGGCGAGATGTGCATGGCGAAGAGCCCGGGGCGCAGCTCCCGGGGCTCGCTGCTCAGCGGGCCGGCGCCGAGCAGGTTGGAGAGGGCGCTCTTGCCCTCCACCTCGGCGACCAGCACACGCAGATCGTGGCGAGCCGCCATGATGCCGAGCGCTGCGGAGAGGCTGGTTTTCCCGACCCCTCCTTTCCCGGAGATAATGAGGAGTCGCCGATCGAGGATCGCGCCGAAAGACACGCGCTCATGATAGACCTCCACTCTTTTCGGGCTTTTCCTGCTGTGCACGCGGGCCGCATCCGGGCCGGCCTGCTGGCGTTCGCCCTGGCGCTGGTCGGGGTGCTCGCGCTGCTCGGCCCTCCCGCCCGGGCAGCGGGCAGGCAGGCACCGGCGGGCGGAGGCGCCATCGACTACTTCGAGCTCAGCGGCGTCATCGACCCCGTGTCCGCCCAGGCCTTCATCTCCGAGATCGGCGCCGCTGAGCAGACACGCTCCGCCCTCCTGGTGGTCCGCCTCGACACCCCCGGGGGCCTGAAGTCGTCGATCACGTCGGTGGTCAACGCCATGGTGTCGTCGACGGTCCCGATCGCGGTGTGGATCGCCCCGCAGGGCGCCCAGGCGGCGGGGGCCGGGGAACTGATCGCGGCGGCGGCACCGATCCTGTCGATGGCGGCCGGGACCACCATCGGCCCCCTGACCCCGGTGAACCTGGACAGCCGGGCCGCGCCGGCGGCCGCCGCCCAGGCCGAACTCGCCACCGTGGCCGCCCACAGCGGCCGCCCCGCCGCCGTGCTGCAGGGCGGGACCGCCGTGGTCAACGACACCACCGCCACCCAGTCCGGCCTGGTGTCGTTCCAGGCGGGCGAGCTCGGCACCGTGCTGCAGAACCTCCAGACCCGGTCGGTGACCTTCGGCGGGCAGACGGTGTCGCTGACCGTCACCGGCGAGCTGCGTTTCCACAAGATGAGCGTCTGGGCCCGGGTGGTCCACGCCGCCGACCGGCCGGCCGTCGCCTACATGCTGGTGCTGCTGGGGTTCTTCGGGCTGGTGTTCGAGCTCTACTTCCCCGGCATCGGCGCCGCCGGCCTCATGGGCGGGGGGGCGCTGGCCCTCGGGCTGTACGGGTTCAGCATCCTGCCCGCCTCCTGGCTGGCCATCGCCCTGCTGCTGGGGGGGCTGGCGCTCTACGTCCCCGACCTGCATACCGGCGGCCTCGGGATCTACACCGGAGCCGGGCTGCTGCTGGAGGTGCTGGGCAGCGTGCTGGTCTTACGCCACGTACCGGGGTCGCTCCAGCTTCCGTGGTGGGCCACGCTCATGGGCGTCGTCGGGAGCCTGCTGTTCTTCATCTCGATCATGACCGCCGCCATCCGGGCCCGGTTCTCCCGCCCACCAGCGGGGGCCGAGGGCCTGCTGGGCGGGGTGGGCATCGCCCGTACCGACCTGGTCCCCGACGGCGAGGTGACCGCCAGCGGGTCGCTCTGGCGGGCCCGCACGCTGGGAGCGGCCATCGCCGAGGGGTCACAGGTGCGGGTGAAGTCGGTGTCGGGCCTGATGCTGCTGGTGGAGCCGCTGGAGTTGGAGGCCTCGGTGATGCCCGACGGGGCGGATGGGGCGGCCGATGGGGCGGATGGGGCCGATGGGGCGGATGGGGCGGAGGCGACCGATGGGGCGGATGGGGCCGGACCGCCGTCGGCGCCGGCCACGCCGCCCGCACCTTGAGATTGTCTGTGAGTGTTTAGGGGTGCTATACGGGCCTCAGCACTCACAGACTGTGCGAAGGGCCACGACGAGGCACGGCTACGAGGCCGGCCCGGCGGCCTTCGGCCCCAGGATCCGCACGTCGCCCTGGCGGACGGTCCAGCCGGTACGGTCGAGGTACTCCAGCAGCGGCACCACCCACTTCCGGCTCGCCCCCACCAGGTCCCGGAACTGGGCCACCGTGAACGGCCCCGAGGCGGCCACCTGCTCCAGCACCAGCCCCCGGATGCGCTCCAGCGAGGCCGGCAGGTAGACCAGCTCGGGGCTCACCGCCACCAGCTGCCCGGCGCGCACCAGGCCTCGGATGAGCGCAGCGTCGAATCGGCCGCCCAGATCGGTCAGGGGCGGCGGGGCGGCACCTGCCTCGGCCAGGAAAGCCAGTAGCTCATCGGTCTCGCTGCCTCCGAGGGCGGGCACGAAATCGGCCGTCCGCAGCCGCTCGGCGTCCACCACCACGCCCCCCCGGCGGGCCAGCTCGTCCACGAGGTCGTCGAACCCCCTGGCCGGCACCGGGGAGGGCAGCTCGATGACCCGCCGGGCCGCCGCCCGGGGCATGCCCGCCTCCTTGGGGTTGGCCGCCTGGTAGGAGCGCAGAGCGTCGGCCAGCCGCGCCCCGGCGGCCGCCAATGCCTCCTCCGAGAAGACCACCGTGGCCAGCCACACGCCCCCGGCCGCCTCGGCCCCCGCCCGGTCCAGGCCGGTGCGCAGGGCGACGTCCCGCACCGCCAGCACGCCCTCCTCGGCCAGCACCTGGGTGAAGTAGGCCGCCCGGTCGCCCGCCGCCCGGCGGCGCCGGGCCTGGGCCGCCAGCGCCTCCCGGCTGGCCCGGGGCGGGTGGGGCTCCAGCACGGTGCCGCCGCCCAGGGTCTCGCTGCGTCCCGAGTCCCGCAGGACGACGTGGTCGGACCAGTCCACCACCGCCGGTTCGGAGAAGGTGAGCAGCGCCAGCCCGGTGCCGCCGGGCTCGGGTGCCTCCTCCAGGAAGCGCAGCGTGGCGGGGAGCTCCGAGGAGCCCAGGTAGACCTTGAACGCCCCCCGCTCGCTGGCCTCGTGGCCGAGGTGCTCCAGGAAGCGGATCGCCGCCAGGCACCGCCGGGTGGTGCGCCACAGGCCGGGTCGGCTGACCGCGTCGCCCCGCTGCACCGACTCGGGCTCGACGCCCACCAGGTTCAGGGCGGTGCGGTTGCCCGGGCCGATCTCGGCCAGCTTGCGGTGGTGGGACTGGATCCCCCGCACCCGGGCCCGCAGGCCGCCGGGGAGGAGCTCCACCTCGGCGTCCTGGCGCACGGAGCCTCCGGTCAGGGTCCCGGTGACCACGGTCCCGGACCCCTTCATCGAGAACACCCGGTCCACCCACAGCCGCGGCCGGTCGCGGTCCTCGGCGGGCGGGGTGGCGGCCAGCACCCGGTCAAGCTCGGCCTTGAGGGCGTCCAGGTTGCGCCCGGTCACCGCGGAGACCGCCAGGATGGGGGCACCGGCGAGCGTGGTGGCGTCGATCCGGCGCCGGATGTCGGCCATGACGTCGTCCAGGACGTCGGCCTCCACCAGGTCCGCCTTGGTCACGGCCACCACAGCCCCCCGGACACCGAGCAGGTCGAGGATGTCCAGGTGCTCCTGGGACTGCGGCTTCCAGCCCTCGTTGGCGGCGACGACGAACAGCGTGACAGTGATCGCACCGACGCCGGCCAGCATGTTCTTGATGAAGCGCTCGTGGCCCGGGACATCCACGATGCCCACCTCCCGCCCCGACGGCAGTGTCACCCAGGCGAATCCGAGGTCGATGGTGAGACCCCGGCGCTTCTCCTCCTCCAGCCGATCGGGGTCGATCCCGGTGAGGGCCTGGACGAGCGTGCTCTTGCCGTGGTCGACGTGCCCGGCGGTGGCGACGACGTGCACCGGCGGGCGGTTTAGGCCAGGACCCGGTTGAGGGCGGCACTGACCACGGCGTCCTGTTCCGGCGCCACCGTCCGCAGGTCGAGCACCAGGCGGTCCTCCTCCACCCGGGCGATCACCGGTGGGTCGCCCGCCACCAGCGCGGCCCGCAGCTCGCCAGCCCCCCGCCGCCCGGAGGTGACCTCCAGCAGCACGGTGGGGATGCGGCAACCCGGGGCAGACCCGCCTCCGGTGGTGGAGAAGCCGTCCACCAGACTGGCTCCGGCCAACCCGGCCACCGAGGAACGGACCGCCTCGGCCCGGGCCCGGATCGCTGCCGGCTCCTGGAGGGCCATCGCCCACAGCGGGATGTCACACTCCCGGCCCTGCAGGTAGGCCAGCAGCGTGGCTTCGAGGGCTGCCAGCGTGGTCTTGTCCACCCGGTAGGTGCGTAGCAGGGGCGACTTCTCCATCGCCGCCACCAGTGCCGCCCGGCCGACGATGATGCCCGCCTGGGGGCCGCCCAGCAGCTTGTCGCCCGAGAAGGTCACGACGTCGGCGCCGTCGGCCAGCGCCTCCTCCACGCACGGCTCGGCCGCCAGCCAGCCCGGCGTGCGCCCGGCGATGCGCCGGTGGAGGAGACCGCTGCCGATGTCGTGGATGAGCGGGACGCCGGCACCGTGGGCGATGTCCGCCAGCTCGGCGCCGGGCACCGACTTCACGAAACCCACCACCTCGTAATTGGACGGGTGGACCTTCAGGATCGCCCCGGTGGCCTCCCCCAGGGCGCCCCGGTAGTCCTTCGGGTGCGTGCGGTTCGTGGTGCCCACCTCACGGAGCACGGCCCCGGACTGGGTAAGGATCTCGGGGATGCGGAACTCGCCGCCGATCTCGATCAGCTCACCCCGGGAGATGATGACCTCTCTCCCCCGGGCCACGGCGGCCAGCACGAGGAGGACGGCGGCGGCATTGTTGTTGACCACCAGGGCGGCCTCGGCGCCGGTCAGTGCGGTGATGAGGGCGCGGGCGTGGTCGTAACGGCTCCCCCGCCGCCCGGCGGCGAGGTCGAACTCCAGGTTCGAGTACCCCATCGCCACCTCCTCGATGGCGGCCAGCATCCCCGCCCCCATCGGCGCCCGGCCGAGGTTGGTGTGCAGGAGGACCCCGGTGGCGTTCACGACCGGCACCAGGCGCCGGCGGCGGCCGGCGGCGAGGCGGCCGTTGACCGCCGCCACCAGCGCCTCCAGCGACGGGGCGGGCGCCCCGTCCCGGACCGCCGCCCGGGCCTCAGCGATCGCCGCCCGGGCAGCCTCGGCACGGAGCGGGTGAGGCTCGCTGTCTGCCGGGCCGAGCGCTTCGATCAGGCGGTCGACCTGCGGCAGCGCCCGAGCACGGGAGGAGAAGTCGGGTGTTTCCACAGGGGGCTATCCTAAGCGGGCTGCAGAATCACTCCGCCATGCACATCCGCCACTCGCCCCGCGACGTCGCCCTCGCCCTCGTCCTCGCCCTCATCGGGGTGCCGGCGATCCTCCTCGCCGCCGCCCTCGCCGCGTTCCTCCTGTTCCCGCCGCCGGTCAGCCTGCCGCAGCCGCAGGCCGCCACTCTGGCCCAGACCAGTCACATCTACGCCGGCGACGGGTCCCTCCTGGCCTCGCTGCACGCCCAGTACAACCGGGAGCCGGTGTCGCTCAACCAGATGGCGCTGACCATGCAGCAGGCGACGATCGCGTCCGAGGACTCCCGCTTCTTCCAGAACTCCGGCATCGACGTCCGGGGCATCTTCCGGGCCCTCCTCGCCGACCTGCGGGCCCGGTCCGCCGTCCAGGGAGCCTCGACCATCGCCGAGCAGTACGTGAAGCAGGCCTACACCGGCAGCCAGCGGTCGCTGTTCCGCAAGTTCCGCCAGGCCCTCCTGGCCGCCCAGCTGGAGCGCACCTACTCCAAAGACACCATCCTGGAGAGCTACCTCAACACGGTGTACTTCGGCGACGGGGCGTACGGGGTCGAGGCAGCGGCGCAGACCTACTTCGGGGTGCACGCCTCGCAGCTCACCCTGTCGCAGGCCGCCCTGTTGGTGGGCGTGATCCCGTCGCCGGGTAACTACTCGCCGGTCAACCGCCCGGCGGCAGCTGAGGCCCGGCGCAAGCTGGTGCTGGACCGGATGGTGACCTCGGGCTACATCACCGCCGTCCAGGCAGCACAGGCCAAGGCAGCCCCCCCGGCCCTGGTGTCCGACACCAACGTGCAGGTGGTGCGCTTCCCGTGGTTCGTCGACGCCGTGCAGACCTACCTGATCTCCAAATATGGCAAGGACAAGGTGTTCTCCGGCGGTCTCGACGTGTACACGTCGCTGGACCCGGCCCAGGAGACCGCCGCCCAAAACGTCCTATCCACCACGCTCCCGGCGCAGTCCGACCCGGACTACGCCCTGGTGTCGGTCGACCCGGGTACCGGGTACGTGACGTCGCTGATCGGGGGCCGGAACTACGTTCCCGCCGGGTTCAACATCGCCATCAACGGCCGCCGCCAGCCGGGTTCGTCCTTCAAGCCGTTCACGCTCATCGCCGCCCTGCAGCAAGGGATCAGCCCCCACGCCACCTACAGGGGACCGTCCAGCATCTGCCTGGCTGGCTGGAAGCCGGACTGCCATGTCTCGAACTTCAACAACGAGGCCTTTGGGAGCATCTCGCTCACCGACGCCACGGTGGACTCGGTGAACACGGTGTACGCCCAGCTGGTGCTCCAGGTGGGGCCGGGCAAGGTGGTGTCGGTGGCCAATGCGATGGGGATCCCGGGGCCGTCGTGGCTGCCGGCCCGGGCGGCGTGCAC includes the following:
- a CDS encoding ArsA-related P-loop ATPase, with the protein product MHSRKSPKRVEVYHERVSFGAILDRRLLIISGKGGVGKTSLSAALGIMAARHDLRVLVAEVEGKSALSNLLGAGPLSSEPRELRPGLFAMHISPEEALREYFEIQFHAKRIARPLVASQLVYYVTHAAPGLRDILMLGKVWYMVARRNEFDFAVLDTPAAGHAVSMLRSPEGFLEAVPVGTLANHAKRVLDWLRNPAQVAVQLVSLAEETPVKETLETAGLMERQVHMPVDTVYVNMLYPPVGEDPAVEAAFNRLKTPRGIVRRTRGAPALDPARAQALFATAEFYGARRRLQQAHRQELIDGLGPGTAVVDLPFLFGDGFGHKELDHLADVIEEQMDTEARPDAPVPPPPRPK
- a CDS encoding NfeD family protein, which gives rise to MHAGRIRAGLLAFALALVGVLALLGPPARAAGRQAPAGGGAIDYFELSGVIDPVSAQAFISEIGAAEQTRSALLVVRLDTPGGLKSSITSVVNAMVSSTVPIAVWIAPQGAQAAGAGELIAAAAPILSMAAGTTIGPLTPVNLDSRAAPAAAAQAELATVAAHSGRPAAVLQGGTAVVNDTTATQSGLVSFQAGELGTVLQNLQTRSVTFGGQTVSLTVTGELRFHKMSVWARVVHAADRPAVAYMLVLLGFFGLVFELYFPGIGAAGLMGGGALALGLYGFSILPASWLAIALLLGGLALYVPDLHTGGLGIYTGAGLLLEVLGSVLVLRHVPGSLQLPWWATLMGVVGSLLFFISIMTAAIRARFSRPPAGAEGLLGGVGIARTDLVPDGEVTASGSLWRARTLGAAIAEGSQVRVKSVSGLMLLVEPLELEASVMPDGADGAADGADGADGADGAEATDGADGAGPPSAPATPPAP
- the selB gene encoding selenocysteine-specific translation elongation factor is translated as MHVVATAGHVDHGKSTLVQALTGIDPDRLEEEKRRGLTIDLGFAWVTLPSGREVGIVDVPGHERFIKNMLAGVGAITVTLFVVAANEGWKPQSQEHLDILDLLGVRGAVVAVTKADLVEADVLDDVMADIRRRIDATTLAGAPILAVSAVTGRNLDALKAELDRVLAATPPAEDRDRPRLWVDRVFSMKGSGTVVTGTLTGGSVRQDAEVELLPGGLRARVRGIQSHHRKLAEIGPGNRTALNLVGVEPESVQRGDAVSRPGLWRTTRRCLAAIRFLEHLGHEASERGAFKVYLGSSELPATLRFLEEAPEPGGTGLALLTFSEPAVVDWSDHVVLRDSGRSETLGGGTVLEPHPPRASREALAAQARRRRAAGDRAAYFTQVLAEEGVLAVRDVALRTGLDRAGAEAAGGVWLATVVFSEEALAAAGARLADALRSYQAANPKEAGMPRAAARRVIELPSPVPARGFDDLVDELARRGGVVVDAERLRTADFVPALGGSETDELLAFLAEAGAAPPPLTDLGGRFDAALIRGLVRAGQLVAVSPELVYLPASLERIRGLVLEQVAASGPFTVAQFRDLVGASRKWVVPLLEYLDRTGWTVRQGDVRILGPKAAGPAS
- the selA gene encoding L-seryl-tRNA(Sec) selenium transferase, whose product is METPDFSSRARALPQVDRLIEALGPADSEPHPLRAEAARAAIAEARAAVRDGAPAPSLEALVAAVNGRLAAGRRRRLVPVVNATGVLLHTNLGRAPMGAGMLAAIEEVAMGYSNLEFDLAAGRRGSRYDHARALITALTGAEAALVVNNNAAAVLLVLAAVARGREVIISRGELIEIGGEFRIPEILTQSGAVLREVGTTNRTHPKDYRGALGEATGAILKVHPSNYEVVGFVKSVPGAELADIAHGAGVPLIHDIGSGLLHRRIAGRTPGWLAAEPCVEEALADGADVVTFSGDKLLGGPQAGIIVGRAALVAAMEKSPLLRTYRVDKTTLAALEATLLAYLQGRECDIPLWAMALQEPAAIRARAEAVRSSVAGLAGASLVDGFSTTGGGSAPGCRIPTVLLEVTSGRRGAGELRAALVAGDPPVIARVEEDRLVLDLRTVAPEQDAVVSAALNRVLA
- a CDS encoding transglycosylase domain-containing protein gives rise to the protein MHIRHSPRDVALALVLALIGVPAILLAAALAAFLLFPPPVSLPQPQAATLAQTSHIYAGDGSLLASLHAQYNREPVSLNQMALTMQQATIASEDSRFFQNSGIDVRGIFRALLADLRARSAVQGASTIAEQYVKQAYTGSQRSLFRKFRQALLAAQLERTYSKDTILESYLNTVYFGDGAYGVEAAAQTYFGVHASQLTLSQAALLVGVIPSPGNYSPVNRPAAAEARRKLVLDRMVTSGYITAVQAAQAKAAPPALVSDTNVQVVRFPWFVDAVQTYLISKYGKDKVFSGGLDVYTSLDPAQETAAQNVLSTTLPAQSDPDYALVSVDPGTGYVTSLIGGRNYVPAGFNIAINGRRQPGSSFKPFTLIAALQQGISPHATYRGPSSICLAGWKPDCHVSNFNNEAFGSISLTDATVDSVNTVYAQLVLQVGPGKVVSVANAMGIPGPSWLPARAACTKTASNPCGTLLTPLPSITLGAEEVTPLEMASAYATLAAGGTYRAPKLVTKVTDASGAVLEAGPSAPVQAISPDIAYTATTILQQVIQRGTGTAAAIGRPAAGKTGTASDYKNAWFVGYTPNDAAAIWMGYEQSNQPMVNVHGVGQVTGGTLPAKMWSAYMSQVLAGSPSLPFSPPPATNTGPTFRLPAPPEPAPVPSPTPTQTVAVTPTASPTPPPSPSAPPGPSPSPSPRPSPSPSPSPVEIPSPTPTPSPSPSPSPTSHRDG